A single window of Mycobacterium sp. ITM-2016-00318 DNA harbors:
- a CDS encoding TIGR03619 family F420-dependent LLM class oxidoreductase yields MKFYVSIAFRETKEAIEIARAADDLGYDGVGIPDHVINLETLATPYPYTRDGKRRWEAFTDWPDPWVLVGAMAQVTTRLKFVTTVYIPAMRDPYAAAKAIGTAAYISDGRVELGIGVGWCREEFELMGQEFSRRGKRTDEMLALFRQLWEPGWTEFSGEFYSAPRLEMEPTPPRIPIYVGGLSDVALRRAARNDGWIGDLISMDEALVRVARIRELRAAEGLSMDDFTVLTPLTDAFLPEHYERAEAGGIGGIITMPWMFYAAPDASLAEKIDGMKRFRKDLALDR; encoded by the coding sequence ATGAAGTTCTACGTCAGTATCGCTTTCCGGGAGACCAAGGAGGCGATCGAGATCGCCCGAGCGGCAGACGATCTGGGTTACGACGGGGTCGGTATTCCGGACCATGTGATCAACCTGGAGACGTTGGCCACGCCGTATCCGTATACGCGGGACGGGAAGCGCCGCTGGGAGGCGTTCACCGACTGGCCGGACCCGTGGGTGCTGGTCGGGGCGATGGCTCAGGTGACGACGCGGCTCAAATTTGTGACGACGGTGTACATCCCGGCGATGCGGGATCCTTATGCTGCGGCGAAGGCGATCGGCACGGCGGCGTACATCTCAGACGGGCGGGTCGAACTGGGCATCGGCGTGGGCTGGTGTCGGGAAGAGTTCGAGTTGATGGGCCAGGAGTTCTCGCGGCGCGGGAAACGAACTGACGAGATGCTTGCGTTGTTTCGCCAGCTGTGGGAGCCGGGGTGGACTGAGTTTTCGGGGGAGTTCTACTCGGCGCCGAGGTTGGAGATGGAGCCGACGCCGCCGCGAATCCCGATATATGTGGGCGGGCTGTCGGATGTGGCCTTGCGGCGGGCGGCGCGCAACGACGGCTGGATCGGCGATCTGATCTCCATGGACGAGGCGCTTGTCCGCGTTGCCCGGATACGTGAGCTGCGGGCTGCGGAAGGTCTGTCGATGGACGATTTTACGGTGCTGACGCCGTTGACCGACGCGTTCTTGCCCGAGCACTACGAGCGCGCGGAAGCCGGCGGCATCGGCGGCATCATCACCATGCCGTGGATGTTCTACGCGGCTCCCGACGCTTCTCTGGCTGAGAAGATCGACGGGATGAAGCGCTTCCGCAAGGACCTCGCGCTAGACCGATAG
- a CDS encoding PaaI family thioesterase, producing the protein MDFSFESITAAEHDRLHAVYGPLTQAMRRLIDAGIRTGADEGAIRDAQSAIEAVAEKLEATVGEGPPRLAVDGRPVVWGNPVTGFRNPIAPPLVMHEEPDGLWWSEFELGEAYQGPPGWVHGGILALILDQVLGEVASEGLSKPMFTGTITMRYLRGTPLGRLRAEAATERIDGYKTFVSGHVSDADGKTVEAEGIWIKPAWARDAG; encoded by the coding sequence ATGGATTTCTCGTTCGAGTCGATCACTGCTGCCGAGCACGACCGGCTTCATGCGGTGTACGGACCGCTGACACAGGCGATGCGGCGTTTGATCGACGCCGGTATTCGGACGGGGGCAGACGAAGGCGCTATCCGCGACGCGCAGTCGGCGATCGAAGCGGTGGCCGAGAAGCTCGAGGCGACGGTCGGGGAGGGACCGCCGAGACTGGCGGTCGACGGGCGGCCGGTGGTGTGGGGAAATCCCGTGACGGGTTTTCGGAACCCCATCGCGCCGCCACTGGTTATGCACGAGGAACCGGATGGCTTGTGGTGGAGCGAGTTCGAACTGGGGGAGGCCTACCAGGGCCCACCGGGATGGGTACACGGCGGCATACTCGCTCTGATACTCGACCAGGTGCTGGGCGAGGTGGCCAGCGAGGGCTTGTCGAAACCGATGTTCACCGGCACGATCACGATGCGGTACTTGCGCGGTACACCGTTGGGGCGGCTGAGGGCTGAGGCGGCGACCGAACGGATCGACGGGTACAAGACGTTCGTCAGCGGGCACGTGAGCGATGCCGATGGCAAGACCGTTGAGGCAGAGGGCATCTGGATCAAACCGGCGTGGGCGCGAGACGCCGGATGA
- a CDS encoding bifunctional [glutamine synthetase] adenylyltransferase/[glutamine synthetase]-adenylyl-L-tyrosine phosphorylase, whose translation MAKPATQRPKLPSVGRLGLVEPSAPADLEQLGWNTDAHVELLWSLSRAPNADAALRTMVRLAEASGKEWDQLNRALVDDKALRGRLFGVLGSSLALGDHLVAHPGAWHALAGAVTLPSVDELRRTFVDAAQSASGTSDALPVLRTLYRDRLLVLAGLDVASVVENEPVLPFPVVGEHLSDLADAALAAALKVATRSVCGEDGEEPRLAVIAMGKCGARELNYVSDVDVIFVAEKADSVTTRVAGELMRFASEAFFEVDAALRPEGKHGQLVRTLESHVAYYQRWAKTWEFQALMKARPAAGDASLGEEYVAALMPMVWTACEREDFVPELQAMRRRVESLVPADERTRELKLGTGGLRDVEFAVQLLQLVHGRNDETLHVASTVDALAALGAGGYIGRDDAANLTASYEFLRLLEHRLQLQRLKRTHMLPDEDDDEAMRWLARAAHMRPDGQHDSLGVLREELKRQSHRVSRLHAKLFYQPLLEGVGQPAMLTPEAAERQLAALGYEGPKGALTHLAALTGATGRRGRVQQVLLPTLLDWLSDTPDPDAGLLSYRRISDELADHRWYLSTLRDEGAVAKRLMHVLGTSAYVPELLMRAPEVIQQYADGPSGPKLLEVEPDGVARALVASAGRHADPVRAIAAARTLRRRELARVASADLLGMLGVVDVCKALTSVWVAVLQAALEAVIRAQTPSNGEAPARIAVIGMGRLGGGELGYGSDADVMFVCEPVSGDESAAVRWAITVAEQVRTLLGTPSADPPLEVDAGLRPEGRNGSLVRTLSSYAAYYEQWAQPWEIQALLRAHRVAGDEDLGERFLLLADKTRYPPGGVSAQAVREIRRIKARVDAERLPRGADPNTHTKLGRGGLADIEWTVQLLQLRYAHETPALHNTSTLQTLDAIGAAELIAEADVELLREAWLTATRARNALVLVRGKPNDQLPGPGKQLNAVAVAAGWDSDDGGEFLDNYLRVTRRAKTVVRKVFGG comes from the coding sequence GTGGCCAAACCTGCGACGCAGCGACCGAAGCTGCCCAGCGTTGGCCGGCTAGGGCTGGTCGAACCGTCGGCCCCTGCTGATCTGGAACAACTCGGCTGGAACACCGACGCACACGTCGAACTGTTGTGGTCGCTGTCGCGGGCCCCGAATGCCGACGCCGCGCTGCGGACGATGGTGCGACTGGCCGAGGCCTCTGGCAAGGAGTGGGACCAACTCAATCGGGCCCTGGTCGACGACAAGGCGCTGCGCGGCCGGCTGTTCGGGGTGCTGGGTTCGTCCCTGGCACTGGGTGACCACCTGGTCGCGCACCCGGGCGCCTGGCACGCGTTGGCCGGTGCCGTGACATTGCCCTCGGTCGACGAATTACGTCGCACGTTCGTCGATGCCGCCCAATCAGCAAGTGGCACAAGCGATGCGCTGCCAGTACTGCGCACGCTTTACAGGGACCGATTGCTGGTGCTCGCGGGACTGGACGTCGCGTCGGTTGTGGAGAACGAGCCGGTGCTGCCGTTCCCGGTCGTCGGCGAGCATCTGTCCGATCTGGCCGACGCTGCGCTGGCCGCCGCGTTGAAGGTGGCGACGCGATCGGTGTGCGGCGAGGACGGCGAGGAGCCCCGCCTTGCGGTGATCGCGATGGGCAAATGCGGCGCCCGCGAGCTGAACTACGTCAGCGACGTCGACGTCATCTTCGTCGCCGAGAAGGCCGACTCCGTCACCACCAGGGTGGCGGGGGAGCTGATGCGGTTCGCGTCGGAGGCGTTCTTCGAGGTGGACGCGGCGCTGCGGCCCGAAGGGAAGCACGGGCAGTTGGTGCGCACGCTCGAGTCGCACGTGGCCTATTACCAGCGCTGGGCCAAGACCTGGGAGTTCCAGGCGCTGATGAAGGCGCGACCCGCCGCCGGTGATGCCTCGCTCGGCGAGGAGTACGTCGCGGCGTTGATGCCGATGGTGTGGACGGCGTGCGAGCGGGAGGACTTCGTGCCCGAGCTGCAGGCGATGCGCCGCCGGGTCGAGTCGCTGGTGCCCGCCGACGAGAGAACCCGCGAGCTCAAGCTCGGCACCGGCGGGCTGCGCGATGTCGAGTTCGCGGTGCAGCTACTGCAGCTGGTGCACGGCCGCAACGACGAGACGCTGCACGTGGCGTCGACGGTCGACGCTCTTGCCGCGTTGGGCGCCGGCGGATACATCGGGCGCGACGACGCTGCCAACCTCACCGCGTCCTACGAATTCCTGCGACTGCTCGAGCATCGTCTGCAGCTGCAGCGGCTCAAGCGCACACACATGCTTCCCGACGAGGACGACGACGAGGCGATGCGCTGGCTGGCCCGCGCGGCGCACATGAGGCCCGACGGGCAGCACGACTCGCTGGGGGTGTTGCGCGAGGAACTGAAACGGCAGAGCCACCGGGTGTCGCGGCTGCACGCCAAACTCTTCTATCAGCCGCTGCTGGAAGGCGTCGGACAGCCGGCGATGCTGACGCCGGAGGCAGCCGAACGCCAACTCGCGGCACTCGGATATGAGGGCCCGAAGGGCGCTTTGACCCATCTGGCTGCGTTGACCGGAGCGACCGGCCGCCGCGGGCGCGTGCAACAGGTGTTGTTGCCGACGCTGTTGGACTGGCTGTCGGATACCCCCGATCCGGATGCGGGGCTGCTGTCGTACCGCCGGATCAGCGACGAACTGGCCGACCATCGGTGGTACCTGTCGACGCTGCGCGACGAAGGCGCGGTGGCCAAGCGACTGATGCACGTGCTTGGCACGTCGGCGTATGTGCCGGAGCTGTTGATGCGGGCGCCCGAGGTGATCCAGCAGTACGCCGACGGACCATCCGGGCCGAAGCTGCTGGAGGTCGAACCTGACGGTGTGGCAAGGGCTTTGGTGGCCTCGGCTGGTCGGCACGCCGACCCGGTACGTGCCATCGCGGCGGCCCGCACGCTGCGTCGGCGCGAATTGGCCCGTGTCGCGTCGGCGGATCTGCTGGGGATGCTTGGAGTCGTCGATGTCTGCAAGGCGCTGACGTCGGTGTGGGTGGCGGTGCTGCAGGCGGCGTTGGAAGCGGTGATCCGCGCCCAAACACCTTCGAACGGTGAGGCGCCGGCACGCATCGCGGTGATCGGGATGGGCAGGCTCGGCGGCGGCGAGTTGGGCTACGGATCCGACGCCGACGTGATGTTCGTGTGCGAACCCGTCTCAGGAGACGAATCGGCCGCGGTGCGCTGGGCGATCACCGTCGCCGAACAGGTCCGCACGCTGCTGGGGACGCCGTCGGCCGATCCGCCTCTCGAGGTGGATGCCGGACTGCGGCCCGAGGGACGCAACGGCTCACTGGTGCGGACGTTGTCGTCCTATGCGGCGTACTACGAGCAGTGGGCGCAGCCGTGGGAGATCCAGGCGCTGCTGCGGGCACACCGCGTTGCGGGAGACGAGGACCTCGGTGAGCGGTTCCTGTTGCTCGCCGACAAGACGCGGTATCCGCCGGGCGGGGTATCGGCTCAGGCGGTGCGGGAGATTCGGCGGATCAAGGCACGCGTAGACGCCGAGCGGCTGCCTCGCGGCGCGGATCCCAATACACACACCAAACTCGGGCGCGGCGGCTTGGCCGACATCGAGTGGACGGTTCAGCTGCTGCAGCTTCGGTATGCCCACGAGACTCCCGCGTTGCACAACACGTCGACGCTGCAGACGTTGGATGCGATCGGCGCAGCGGAGTTGATCGCCGAGGCGGATGTCGAACTGTTGCGCGAGGCATGGCTGACGGCGACACGGGCGCGCAATGCGCTGGTGTTGGTGCGTGGCAAGCCGAATGATCAATTGCCGGGGCCTGGTAAGCAGCTCAACGCGGTCGCAGTGGCCGCCGGTTGGGACAGCGACGACGGCGGGGAATTCCTCGACAACTATCTGCGGGTGACCCGTCGAGCTAAGACGGTGGTACGAAAGGTGTTCGGTGGCTGA
- a CDS encoding glutamine synthetase family protein — protein sequence MDRQKEFVLRTLEERDIRFVRLWFTDVLGYLKSVAIAPAELEGAFEEGIGFDGSSIEGFARVSESDTVARPDPSTFQVLPWTSSSGQHHSARMFCDITMPDGSPSWADSRHVLRRQLAKASDLGFSCYVHPEIEFFLLQPGPDDAPPVPADNGGYFDQAVHDSAPNFRRHAIDALESMGISVEFSHHEGAPGQQEIDLRYADALSMADNVMTFRYVVKEVALGDGVKASFMPKPFAEYPGSAMHTHMSLFEGENNAFYSADDPLQLSDTAKSFIAGILEHATEISAITNQWVNSYKRLVHGGEAPTAASWGFANRSALVRVPMYTPRKASSRRIEVRSPDSACNPYLTFAVLLAAGLRGVEKGYVLGPQAEDNVWSLTPEERRAMGYRELPGSLGAALEQMEGSELVAEALGEHVFDFFLRNKRAEWENYRSHVTPFELKTYLSL from the coding sequence ATGGATCGCCAGAAGGAATTCGTCCTGCGCACGCTGGAGGAACGGGACATCCGGTTTGTCCGGCTGTGGTTCACCGACGTGCTCGGATACCTCAAATCGGTGGCGATCGCGCCCGCGGAGCTCGAGGGAGCGTTCGAGGAGGGCATCGGCTTCGACGGCTCGTCGATCGAGGGATTTGCTCGTGTGTCGGAATCGGACACCGTCGCCCGGCCCGATCCGTCGACTTTCCAGGTGCTGCCGTGGACCAGCAGCTCCGGGCAGCACCACTCGGCGCGGATGTTCTGCGACATCACCATGCCTGACGGTTCGCCGTCGTGGGCGGACTCGCGGCACGTGCTGCGTAGGCAGCTCGCCAAGGCCAGCGACCTGGGCTTCTCATGCTATGTGCACCCGGAGATCGAGTTCTTCCTGCTGCAGCCCGGCCCCGACGACGCTCCGCCGGTGCCTGCCGACAACGGCGGGTATTTCGACCAGGCCGTCCACGACTCCGCGCCGAATTTCCGTCGGCACGCCATCGACGCATTGGAGTCGATGGGTATCTCGGTGGAGTTCAGCCACCACGAGGGCGCGCCCGGCCAGCAGGAGATCGACCTGCGGTACGCCGACGCACTGTCGATGGCCGACAACGTGATGACGTTCCGCTACGTCGTCAAGGAGGTCGCCCTCGGCGACGGCGTCAAGGCCTCGTTCATGCCCAAGCCGTTCGCCGAATATCCCGGCTCGGCGATGCACACCCACATGAGCCTGTTCGAGGGCGAGAACAACGCGTTCTACAGCGCCGATGATCCGCTGCAGCTGTCGGACACCGCGAAGTCCTTCATCGCGGGCATCCTCGAGCACGCCACCGAGATCAGCGCGATCACCAACCAGTGGGTGAATTCGTACAAGCGGCTGGTGCACGGCGGCGAGGCCCCGACTGCCGCGTCGTGGGGCTTCGCGAACCGGTCGGCGTTGGTCCGGGTGCCGATGTACACGCCGCGCAAGGCGTCGTCGCGGCGCATCGAGGTGCGCAGCCCCGATTCGGCGTGCAACCCGTATCTGACGTTCGCCGTGCTGCTTGCGGCGGGCCTGCGCGGGGTGGAGAAGGGCTACGTGCTGGGACCGCAGGCCGAAGACAACGTCTGGAGCCTGACCCCCGAGGAGCGCCGCGCGATGGGCTACCGGGAGCTGCCGGGCAGCCTCGGTGCCGCGTTGGAGCAGATGGAGGGCTCCGAGCTGGTGGCGGAAGCGTTGGGGGAGCACGTCTTCGACTTCTTCCTGCGTAACAAGCGCGCCGAATGGGAGAACTACCGTAGCCACGTCACGCCGTTCGAGCTGAAGACCTATCTGTCGCTCTAG
- a CDS encoding alpha/beta hydrolase — protein MIAMRRAGRSGATLLACLLVAAVACPSATATPEGAATQTYGQAPVWGGCQQWVADTSTIPTAQCGTVSVPVDYANPEGAQAQLAVIRIPASGDRIGVLMINPGGPGASAVDTVAGMGVALADTDIGRRFDLVGFDPRGVGHSTPELRCRTDAEFDAYRREPNADYSQTGVAHIEALYRDFAKKCVDRIGAEFLANVGTAPTAHDMDVVRAALGENQVNYLGFSYGTEIGAAFAEAYPDRVRAMVLDGAIDPTLDPIEENLRQMAGFQTAFDDYAADCAQSSGCPLGTDPTQFVNRYHQLVDPLVSRPAATSDPRGLSYQDAITGTVNALYSRQYWKFLTSGLLGLQRKTDPGDLLLLADDYLNRSPAGHYQNSQDAFYGIRCINSRFPTDPAVWVAADQRSRQAAPFLSYRSFTGLAPRDVCALWSVQATATPHEAVSPGPGKVVVVSTTHDPATPYQAGVDLAKQMDASLITFDGTQHTVVFNGDTCVDAAVMAFLVDGAQPPAGLRC, from the coding sequence ATGATCGCCATGCGGCGGGCGGGGCGGAGTGGCGCGACGCTGCTGGCATGCCTCCTTGTCGCCGCAGTCGCGTGTCCGTCCGCGACTGCAACACCGGAAGGGGCGGCGACACAAACGTACGGGCAGGCGCCGGTCTGGGGTGGCTGCCAACAGTGGGTCGCCGACACGAGCACCATTCCGACCGCGCAGTGCGGCACGGTGTCGGTGCCCGTCGACTACGCCAATCCCGAAGGCGCACAAGCGCAACTGGCAGTCATCCGGATTCCGGCGAGCGGTGACCGGATCGGCGTGCTGATGATCAACCCCGGCGGTCCCGGCGCCTCAGCCGTCGACACTGTCGCAGGCATGGGCGTGGCACTCGCCGACACCGATATCGGCCGCCGGTTCGACCTCGTCGGCTTCGACCCGCGGGGGGTCGGACACTCGACGCCCGAATTGCGTTGCCGCACCGACGCCGAATTCGACGCCTACCGTCGGGAGCCCAACGCCGACTACAGCCAAACGGGCGTCGCCCATATCGAAGCTCTGTACCGCGATTTCGCGAAGAAGTGTGTCGACCGGATCGGCGCGGAGTTCCTGGCCAACGTCGGCACCGCGCCGACCGCCCATGACATGGATGTCGTGCGCGCGGCCCTTGGCGAGAACCAGGTCAACTATCTCGGTTTCTCGTACGGCACCGAGATCGGCGCGGCCTTCGCCGAGGCGTACCCCGACCGGGTCAGGGCCATGGTGCTCGACGGGGCGATCGATCCGACGCTGGATCCGATTGAGGAGAACCTGCGTCAAATGGCCGGGTTTCAAACGGCATTCGATGATTACGCCGCCGATTGCGCGCAGTCGTCAGGGTGTCCGCTCGGCACCGACCCGACGCAGTTCGTCAACCGTTATCACCAGCTGGTCGACCCGTTGGTCAGCCGGCCCGCCGCAACGTCGGACCCACGCGGCCTGAGTTACCAGGATGCAATCACCGGAACCGTGAACGCGCTCTACTCGCGGCAGTACTGGAAGTTCCTCACAAGCGGGCTGCTCGGGCTGCAGCGCAAGACCGATCCGGGCGACCTTCTGTTGCTCGCCGACGATTACCTGAACCGCAGCCCCGCGGGCCACTACCAGAACTCGCAGGACGCGTTCTACGGCATCCGTTGCATCAACTCGCGGTTCCCGACCGATCCTGCCGTGTGGGTCGCCGCCGACCAGCGAAGCAGACAGGCCGCGCCTTTCCTGAGCTACCGGTCGTTCACCGGTCTGGCTCCGCGCGACGTGTGCGCGTTGTGGTCCGTTCAGGCGACGGCGACACCACATGAGGCCGTCTCGCCCGGACCGGGGAAGGTCGTCGTCGTATCCACCACCCACGATCCCGCCACGCCGTACCAAGCCGGCGTCGACTTGGCCAAGCAGATGGACGCCAGCCTCATCACGTTCGACGGCACTCAGCACACGGTGGTCTTCAACGGTGACACCTGCGTCGACGCCGCCGTGATGGCGTTTCTGGTCGACGGTGCCCAGCCCCCTGCTGGGCTGCGCTGCTAG
- a CDS encoding alpha/beta hydrolase: MSVKRAILAASLVVLLVAGCSKLVDGRAVVAVPPPGSPIRWGPCESTDPQTPIPPEAECGKLSVPVDYSKPDGEVAQLAMIRFKATGDKIGSLVINPGGPGESGVKSAVNLVTTMPMSVHERFDLVGFDPRGVAGSTPAVVCNSDADNDRLRADPQVDYSPEGIAHIDSETEAFVQRCFDKSSKEFLANVGTASVVKDLDQIRAALGDDKLSYLGFSYGTRIGGAYAEEFPQNVRALVLDGAIDPNADPIEEDVRQTAAFQKAFDDYAADCAQTDPDCPLGTDPAKATDVYKSMVDPLVDEPAATEDPRGLAYSDAIIGTILPLYSPSIWPRLTNGLKELKAGRGDQLLWLADLYMHRNPDGHYDNATDVRVAVNCVDSPAVTDQDKLVEKDRRVREVAPFMNYGEFTGYAPRDTCSFWQVPTTTQPHEISVKGLPPTLVISTTNDPATPYQAGVDLAKQLGGTLVTFEGTQHTVAFQGNACVDDIVATYLIDLKVPPADTRC; the protein is encoded by the coding sequence ATGAGCGTGAAGCGGGCGATCCTTGCGGCGTCACTGGTTGTGTTGCTGGTGGCGGGTTGCAGCAAGCTGGTCGACGGTCGCGCCGTCGTCGCGGTGCCGCCGCCCGGCTCGCCTATCCGGTGGGGCCCCTGCGAATCGACCGACCCGCAGACGCCGATTCCGCCTGAGGCCGAATGCGGCAAGCTCTCGGTGCCGGTGGACTACAGCAAGCCGGATGGCGAGGTGGCTCAGCTGGCGATGATCCGCTTCAAGGCCACCGGCGACAAGATCGGCTCACTGGTGATCAATCCCGGCGGACCCGGCGAGTCCGGCGTCAAGTCGGCCGTCAACCTCGTCACCACGATGCCGATGTCCGTACACGAGCGGTTCGACCTCGTCGGCTTCGATCCGCGTGGAGTCGCCGGTTCGACGCCCGCGGTGGTGTGCAACTCCGACGCCGACAACGATCGACTGCGGGCCGACCCCCAGGTCGACTACTCGCCGGAGGGCATCGCGCACATCGACAGCGAGACGGAGGCATTCGTACAGCGCTGTTTCGACAAGTCCTCCAAGGAGTTCCTGGCCAACGTCGGCACCGCAAGTGTGGTCAAGGATCTGGACCAAATCCGGGCGGCGCTCGGCGACGACAAGCTGTCATACCTCGGCTTTTCCTACGGCACCCGCATCGGTGGCGCGTACGCCGAAGAGTTTCCGCAGAACGTGCGGGCGCTGGTGCTCGACGGAGCGATCGATCCTAACGCCGATCCGATCGAGGAGGACGTGCGTCAGACGGCGGCTTTTCAGAAGGCCTTCGACGACTACGCCGCAGATTGCGCGCAGACGGATCCGGACTGCCCGCTGGGCACCGATCCGGCCAAGGCGACCGATGTCTACAAGAGCATGGTTGATCCGCTGGTGGATGAGCCCGCCGCAACAGAGGATCCCCGAGGTCTGGCCTACAGCGACGCGATCATCGGCACCATCCTGCCGCTCTACTCGCCGAGCATCTGGCCTCGTCTGACCAACGGACTCAAGGAGCTCAAGGCGGGTCGGGGTGACCAGCTGTTGTGGCTCGCCGACCTGTACATGCATCGCAATCCCGACGGGCACTACGACAACGCGACGGACGTACGCGTCGCCGTCAACTGCGTGGACTCGCCTGCGGTCACCGACCAGGACAAGCTCGTCGAGAAGGATCGCCGGGTCCGCGAAGTCGCGCCGTTCATGAACTATGGCGAATTCACCGGATACGCGCCGAGGGACACCTGCTCGTTCTGGCAGGTGCCGACGACGACACAGCCGCACGAGATCTCGGTCAAGGGGCTGCCGCCCACGCTGGTGATCTCCACGACCAACGATCCCGCTACGCCGTATCAGGCGGGCGTCGACCTGGCCAAGCAACTCGGCGGCACACTGGTCACCTTCGAGGGAACCCAGCACACCGTCGCGTTCCAAGGGAACGCCTGCGTCGACGACATCGTCGCCACGTATCTGATCGACTTGAAGGTTCCGCCGGCGGACACCCGTTGCTGA
- a CDS encoding wax ester/triacylglycerol synthase family O-acyltransferase — translation MNLRLSGFPHITIRRMQRLSGLDASFLYLETAAQPLHVCSILELDTSTMPGGYTFDRIRDELALRVKAMPQFREKLADSRFNPDHPVWVDDDEFDVDRHLHRIGLPSPGGRQELAEICGHIASLPLDRSRPLWEMWVIENIAGTDAHEGGRLAVMTKVHHAGVDGVTGANLMSQLCSTEPDAPAPGPVDGVGGASGLEIAVSGAIKFATRPLKLVNVVPTTLNSVVDTVRRARGGQAMKAPFAAPKTAFNANVTSHRNIAYAQLDLEDIKKVKNHFGVKVNDVVMALVSTTLRKFLDDRGELPDATLVAMVPVSVHDKSDRPGRNQVSGMFSSLETHIDSPGERLKAIAEANSVAKQHSSAIGATLLQDWSQFAAPAVFGVAMRLYARTGLSGARPVHNLVVSNVPGPQVPLYFLGSEVKAMYPLGPIFHGSGLNITVMSLNGKLDVGIVSCPELLPDLWELADDFEVALGELVESAG, via the coding sequence ATGAACTTGCGGTTAAGTGGATTTCCTCACATTACGATCAGACGAATGCAACGGCTCAGCGGACTCGACGCCAGCTTCCTCTACCTCGAAACCGCAGCACAACCGTTGCATGTGTGCTCCATTCTGGAGCTGGACACGTCCACGATGCCCGGCGGCTACACATTCGACCGGATCCGCGACGAACTGGCACTGCGGGTCAAGGCGATGCCGCAGTTCCGCGAGAAGCTCGCCGACAGCCGATTCAATCCGGACCACCCGGTGTGGGTGGACGACGACGAGTTCGACGTCGACCGGCACCTGCATCGAATCGGGCTGCCGTCCCCTGGCGGCCGTCAGGAGCTCGCCGAGATTTGCGGGCACATCGCCTCGCTGCCGCTGGACCGCTCAAGGCCGCTGTGGGAGATGTGGGTCATCGAGAACATCGCGGGCACCGATGCACATGAAGGCGGCCGGCTCGCCGTGATGACGAAGGTGCACCACGCCGGCGTCGACGGCGTGACGGGCGCCAACCTGATGTCGCAGCTGTGCAGCACCGAACCCGACGCACCGGCACCCGGTCCGGTGGACGGCGTCGGCGGTGCGAGCGGGCTGGAGATCGCGGTCAGCGGTGCGATCAAGTTCGCCACCCGCCCGTTGAAGCTCGTCAACGTCGTGCCGACGACCCTCAACTCCGTCGTCGACACCGTGCGGCGGGCACGCGGCGGGCAGGCCATGAAGGCGCCGTTCGCAGCGCCGAAGACGGCGTTCAACGCCAACGTGACGAGCCACCGCAACATCGCCTACGCGCAGCTGGACCTCGAGGACATCAAGAAGGTGAAGAACCACTTCGGCGTGAAGGTCAACGATGTGGTGATGGCGCTGGTGTCCACCACGCTGCGCAAGTTCCTCGACGACCGTGGTGAGCTGCCGGACGCCACCTTGGTGGCCATGGTTCCGGTGTCGGTGCACGACAAATCCGACCGTCCCGGCCGCAATCAGGTATCGGGGATGTTCTCCAGTTTGGAGACCCACATCGATTCGCCGGGTGAGCGACTGAAGGCGATCGCAGAGGCGAATTCGGTTGCCAAGCAACACAGTTCGGCGATCGGGGCGACGTTGCTGCAGGACTGGTCGCAGTTCGCCGCGCCCGCGGTGTTCGGCGTCGCGATGCGGCTGTACGCCAGGACGGGGCTCAGCGGCGCGCGTCCGGTGCACAACCTGGTCGTCTCCAATGTGCCCGGACCGCAGGTGCCGCTGTACTTCCTCGGGTCCGAGGTCAAGGCGATGTATCCGCTCGGGCCGATCTTCCACGGGTCGGGTCTCAACATCACCGTGATGTCGCTGAACGGGAAGCTCGACGTCGGCATCGTGTCCTGCCCCGAACTCCTGCCCGATCTGTGGGAACTCGCAGACGATTTCGAGGTCGCCCTCGGCGAGCTGGTGGAAAGCGCAGGCTAG